TTTGCCTGCATTCCAAAACCCCCAAAATACCTATACTCCACAGAACtatttaagagaaaaaagttCCAGCCACAATGAACATGGGCTTGGCCGGCTGTTTTTTCCACAATCTTGAATCTTCATATGCCTATGAAGAATACTATCCAAATGGCCGCAAATATGCAAAAATGGTCCTATcgaaagtcatgttatgcatattatGACATTcacattctgtcaaattgtacatatacctactatttcatatcccTTAAAtaatgccatttattgcaggtctttcctCAAAACGTcatcaatattcaccatcaaacagggGAACTATTTTCCGCCtaaccacttccttattgtggATATAACTGTGCTCTTATGcctattttttctttacaaatgttaTTGCTTTTCAAAATGTGTGTGTGAGAGGGGCGGGGGTGGTcaactttttgtaaatattttaaggatCCGGTGGTATGGGACAGTACGGTAAAACATATAATAGACAGGCACGCTGCTGTTCGTTTACGAATATTTTTGTGGTTTGGTGACATACTTAGTACTGCTAAAACTTGAGCCAAATCTTCTCTATATCTACATGCTATGAAATTTCCTCACTTTAACATTATCATGCTTGGGAAATGCTCATTATGAGCagacttgtttgtttgtttgtctgtttgtaagcctatttatagtcgccatcggtaacccatatgggcgactccttcTAAATATTGTTAGTAATGTAAGTGGGAGGACAGGGCAAGAAACAGAAGACGCTCCTATTCCAGTCATGTAAAGCACCCATATATGAGAATCTTATCATAATGCTATTCATTTTTAGCTAAAGGGGCGGGAGCTCGAACCCCCGACAGCTGGTTTCGTAGTCAGtcagtgttaccactagaccactgcgtccgctctaaatatgttctggtccttttggatcatggagtacatttatttttattataatagaattccgcataAGCTAATGCTAGTTGACATGaagggtgttgtacatttcattacctcaaatgaagagactcaatcaaaacgagcCTGATATCATGTTGCtaggttgcgttctatgcttcaaaaggatctttttcacagattttgttaCTGAGATGGCTGAAGACCGAGAGGTGCGGCAGTGTAAATGATCACTGAGCAACAAGGAAAATGTTAGGCTTGTAGTTACTGCAATAGCAACACACAAAATTGATCAATAGTTACTTTATAATAACACTTAATCTTAGAAATATTTGTCCGACATAGTATGCAGTATAAGACGATTTACGTGGTGTTAAGCAGCTACACGTCTTAATCTTTTGATTTTCTTTCTGTTATATGCATGCCTGCTGCCCGTCAACAGTTGAGATAAAATCAGATTACCTTTATTTAAGAcagtggacctgtaatgacattcggcaatttccgtacgtACTCTCTTATGtgattcggcattcttcggatgtGGCCGAAAGCGCACATGGCTTTTCGTAAATACGGAACATGCCGAAACTgtatacggagaatacgtaatttgCCGAGTGTCATTTCGGGTTCACTGCCTTAACATCGGttttaacaatgtaaaacatttcCGACAAAAAGTTATTAAAGACTTCTTACACacactaaaaggtgttttatagAGCACAGTGCACaacagagacaaatttctatGCTCCGTTGAGACGAAGCAGAGAATGACTGCATTTatagttttcaacaaaaaaataccCTGTCAATAATACAAAgtacattttttagctcgactattcatagaatagtagagctactGGACTCGCCAATGCGCCGGCGTCCACGTCcccgtcccaatttggttaaggttttgtatgtaagctggtatctcagtaaccacttgtgggaatggattgaaacttaacacacttattcactgtgataaactgacttacactgcacaggtccataactctattttgcttttttacaaaattatgccccttttttgacttagaaattttttgttaaggttttgtatgtaagctggtatctcagtaaccacttgtgggaatggattgaaacttattaaggttttgtatgtaagctggtatctcagtaaccacttgtgggaatggattgaaacttaacacacttatttactctgataaactgacttacattgcacaggttccataactctattttgcctttttacaaaattatgcccctttttcgacttagaaacttttggttaaggttttgtatgtaagcttgtatgaTCTCAGTACAAAatgtactcactaatgggaatggattgaaacttcacacacttgttcactgtcatcatttgacatgcacaaagcaggtcccataactctattttttttttctcaaaattatgcccctttttcgacttagcagttttttggttaagtttttgtatgtaagctggtatctcagtatccactgatgggaaaggattgaaacttcacacacttgttcatgatatgacatatatattttttttttcagaattatgcccctttttcgacttagcagttttttggttaagtttttgtatgtaagctggtatctcagtatccactgaagggaaaggattgaaacttcacacacttgttcatgatatgacatgcaatgccaagggtcaataactcaacttcgcattttacaaaattatgcccctttttcaacttaggagtttttggttaaattcttatatgtaagctggtatctcagtacccactaacgggaatggattgaaacttcacacacttgtccactgtcatgagctgataagcactatgcaggttccataactccgtTTTGCTTTtcactaaattatgcccctttttcgactttcgtattcattcaattgacaaggctgttgaatagtcgagcgttgctatcctccgacagctcttgttattaaacCTTTCAGGGacacattttatttcaagaaaataaactttttaaataaagaaaataaatagtcATTCTAATAAATGATATACACACCtccacaaaatatgaaaaatgttcttgCTTGACCTTGAATGCTGCCAGTGATGTAACCACGGATTTGACTACTACTTtatcatttacaatttatttacccGCGGTCTGTTCATAAATGGACATATTTTATGTAGATGTTGTTAGGAATAAAATAAGCAATGTCTGGTTTTAGAAATATAGTTATAACTCTGGAAGTGGATAGAGCCCTCGCAAAAACAGAAAAGTTTCAGGTAGTAATTTTCCTATAGCATGTGCCACACTGAATAGACATTATGGCAAAAGGATTTTATTGATAGATAATTTACTGATCAAAATGATTCCCGTATCCTGCATTTTAAATGACACTTAATACTTGGCCTATGATTGAAATGCACGTTTTGACAAGAGTTCAGTTGTAATTGACTTCCGATAAATTAATATTTGAGTTTCTGCACGAATTAAACAGGTTACTTGTAGTGAGGCAACGATTTATGCAGTACGTATttttacaatgtacatataaGAAATGGATTTAActtacatatattattattattaaattacgATCGACTTAAATTGTaatctgtaaaatgaaataaagataaatgaatgaatatgtaaataaatatatcaagttaattttaaaacaagaggcgGGGAATTCTACTTCCATtggatatgtttttcttttattatactttttttctgcttaaaacatgataaaattgcTCGAATAAATATATGgatattgtttttgaattttttattttaagatttgcAGTTCAGGATGACGAAACCGACTATTCTCTTTGCGGCCATGCTAGTTTTCTTGGTAACCAATGGTTACTGCAGAAACGACAATGGCAACGTTTTGCGGTTTGAAAATAATCCCCACTTCACGTTCCAAGGCTGCATGCTTCGTTGCTTAGACAAAGACTTGTGTTGCTCATGTAAGGAATCTAGCAAACTGTCGATGAATGCAGTGATGGTAAACGATTTCAGTAAAACATGTGCAGCCTCAGACAACGATGCGAAATGTTCTTCTAGATGGGTTGATTCCTGGATGAATGTTGAACGTAGTGGAGCCAGCAACTGCACTGTACAGGGCAACGTTGAGACAGAACTTAACCGATGTGTTAGAAAGTGCAAAGGACATCCCTTGTCGAAACCACTGGATCTCTTACACCCCTTACATTATCCAGGTCACCTCTCCGAACCTTCGGACCTTTCTAGCTTCACTGAACCAGACTTCACCGAATTTTGCAATGACATTCGGGCAGGCGGTATTCTGTGTACGTCTTACCGGCATGACAGCTTTACCGCAGGCAACACACTATGTCGCTCTGGGAATCGTTGcggttaccatggttacaaataTTCCTGGTGTTATGTTGATTTTAGTAACGGCTGGGACTATTGTTGCACTGGACCATGTGGATTTGAGAAAGGAACATCCTACATGTGGTGTAAAGCTGGAAGTCAGTGGCAGTATTGTGGAAATGCTGGCAAAAGAGATATCCAAGGAAGACGATGTATGACAGAGTATCCCTGCGGGATGCACCAGGAAGACGGGAAAGCAAGTTATTACTGGTGTTACGTAGATATGAAAAAGAACTGGGATAGATGCTGCGAGCCATGGGATCTCTGCACTCCGAAAGGCGAAATATACAGCTGGTGCTACACTGGATACAAGCGGAAGACTATCTGGAAGAAGTGTAGAAATTGCAGGGACTCAACTATGTTTAATCCTTTCCAGTAACCGGATGTTCTTCGGCAATGTTCACTTGACTAACCCTTGATGTGTTTCTTGTTGTGTGTTCATATAACCATATAATGTTACGGATTGAGTTTGATGAAGTGTACATGTGAAATTTCAGGACCGTAGGAACAGGGGGATGGGATGTGcagccccacccccaccccccatgatttgaccgattatggtaattatcttagcaattttcTGACAGGtagtcaattttagctgattttcatagTGTGTGctttccacccccccccccccccccccacctcccatCTGAAAATACCTCCTACGGGCCTGAATTTTTgttgagccgcgccattagaaaacccaAACTCCAaagcagtgatctcccttgccgcttcgctcattgttCAAAGctgcaagggagatcactgcgttggagtttgtaGAAAACCAACATGgatttgcgacgagcatggagCCAGTCTGGATCATTTTATAGACATATACAGATGGAATATTAATTCTCACGAAACCGGTTTTCTCATAACATATatagattatttcttaatttcacgAGCCCAATTTTGATAACCTGGCCTACGTATGCAAGGTTAGCATAGAATTTGAAGAACAGTTTATTCCgcttttcattttaatgttactCATGTTTACCACTGATAATGCATCATTGTTTGAATTTGATGGTCAGATTCCTAACTAGAAGATTTGTCACGTTTTGTGCCTTATTATCTTATTATCTTATAGCGACAACTGTAACAAGAATTAACTGGATGAAACACATTTAATTGAGTCACATAGTATTAATCAATTATGGATATATTTCCTCAATAAACATCCTATTAAACTTTAAGCGGGGTTttgtcattataattattatgttttttttttactgtaccACGCATTGAAATGTCAGCCTCTTTATCGCAATTAAAAAAACAGCTGTTACTCTATATCCCGAATTCACTTATCTTAAAATtcctctgtttgattgagcctgttcatgagaggtaatgaaatgtgcaacacctctcacgccccttcGCATTGCTTTAAGAGAGACATTAAATGCTTTCCActatcccaaatgaccagaaataataataataaaaaaaaaaacaacacttaattCCAGTACGGGGATACCTTATACAGCTGCCACAATGCACTTTAACTAAAATTTGCGTAAGTTGATATCAATGATTGAGTTCCACTTGTCGAGGTAATGTCTCCTCTTTACTACAAATAAACTCAACAAATATGTACATTTCGCCTTGTAGCGATGCACCCTGGCTACGTGAGGCCGTTTATTACGATACACATTATACAATTATACAGTGTTATACAAATGATACTATAACTCATTGTGGCTCTCTCAATTTTCCACCTCACCGGAAAACACGACGTACAGGAAAAAACAGAGAATTTAGCTCTGAAAACCTGTGTCCAAAAAACACAAACAAGTTCAGTGCCTTCCTCAGTGGTGTGTGTGGACTTCAcacatatattgtaaaatttatttgacctgtcaaaaactGCTCCCGGCCCCCACCAAATTCTGTTCATGCCTGTATAAGAATAACATGAACGCCTGAGAAACGTGCCCCGGCAGGACAACTAAATAATACAATACAacagtatttaaaaatgttacacagTTTTTTAAACAATTGCTAACATAAGCATATTGAAATCTAAAGCTTTTttcatgtacattgtatgtatatcacagatgaaattttaatcttaaaatttctaacatttgcaatctgactaaagtacatctcctatattacgctacgcataggatctgaaaacgacctattcattgcctcgttctgacggctctttcgctagccattcagagcctagcttacaacatcttgcaaatctacatgtagcattgacttttgatatttacaattctgaTGTCGTAAtatatcagatagccggttagctcagtcggtaggccacttgctttgtaaacgaggggtcccgggttcgagtcctggaataaccgcatatttttcttatcctttgacaatcgaacaagtcgtgtgattggataacataaaaatagcaataatggaaatctaaaatatacagaagacgaatgtgaatgggtcgttctcagatcttcgtttagaagatcaagtactttagtcagattgtaacaTTTGTAAACTTAATGTCCGTATTAAATGTACTACTGAGGTGCACGCTAGAACTGACCAATTTTACATCAACACATCACATACCCGATACAAATGATTTCTATTGGACAAATTTTAGACAAAACAATGAACCATTGGCTACCTTTTCAATACCTCTTACTGAAGCGGTTTAATGAACCGTAACTTGCAGACATAACTTTTCCGCTATACTACGTAACGCGGAAAAggtaaatttcatgtttctgtATTATGCAAGATCAGGTAGATATTTTTGGCGAAACATTTAATGTATAAGACCCATTTGTTCTTGCATACTGGTTTGTTGTATATAACATGGATACTGATAAAAATACAATACATAACAACATCCTCGTCCAAGTGGTTCCGTCACAACCAGCTATCCTTGGAATACATTTGAGTCGCAACATGAGAAAACTAAcgtagtgcaattgcgaccagcatggatccagaccagcctgcgcatccgcacagtctggtcaggatccatgctgttctctaacgatttctctaattgcaatagactatgaaagcgaaaagcatggatcctgaccagactgcgtgaatACACTCTGgcctggaaccatgctggtcgcaaagccactatgttggttttctcatggcgcggctcatttgcaAAACGAAACAGGTTTAGCATTAGTTAGGCAATACGAAATTGTACCATAGCCGCATTCAATGTATTTTAGATAAACATCCAGAAAGGCAAACTGTGGCATCATTTGGTCTTATCTATTTCGCATCACGAGTACTTAGAATTTATCGCCACTGTGGCTTACATTTTGTCATATTTGACATGCAGGCGTCAAACTAGCAGAAGAAcagagccggtgtaatgaagtatttcgacccccatagaataatgaccccccggtcattattctatagaaaaagtgcccccccggtcatagtattatgacctccagatcatagtactatgactcccccacgtgaagtaaactgaacctcatgaagaatattgactcccataaaaaaacgacccccggtcatttggtcaaatttagtgataagtTATTactgataactcatgtatctgaggcctaattgctgcattttatgccccaactcaggggagggggcatatagatttgcccttgtccgtccgtccgtccttccgtttgaccattagccccagataccatgacttgacacagaaatcagagcactccgcaacgggaaaagggattctatttctagacgctgtatcttggtgtatacatttttttttcaagaaaataacaattcacaatacgttaacagaacacaccagtgtcaataatcccgcaaacttcggtatgaagaaattcttcagaagaaaactgcacacgaaactgctagcatagaacttagtattaatagaagttgcaatacttagcagtggcagtaaagtacggtagcggcaacaatagaaagtagcagtagtagtagtattagtggcagtggtagtggcagttgcagttgcagttgcagttgcaatagcaacagcagcagcaacaacagcagcagcagcagaggaataagtgac
The sequence above is a segment of the Mercenaria mercenaria strain notata chromosome 3, MADL_Memer_1, whole genome shotgun sequence genome. Coding sequences within it:
- the LOC123524240 gene encoding uncharacterized protein LOC123524240, with protein sequence MTKPTILFAAMLVFLVTNGYCRNDNGNVLRFENNPHFTFQGCMLRCLDKDLCCSCKESSKLSMNAVMVNDFSKTCAASDNDAKCSSRWVDSWMNVERSGASNCTVQGNVETELNRCVRKCKGHPLSKPLDLLHPLHYPGHLSEPSDLSSFTEPDFTEFCNDIRAGGILCTSYRHDSFTAGNTLCRSGNRCGYHGYKYSWCYVDFSNGWDYCCTGPCGFEKGTSYMWCKAGSQWQYCGNAGKRDIQGRRCMTEYPCGMHQEDGKASYYWCYVDMKKNWDRCCEPWDLCTPKGEIYSWCYTGYKRKTIWKKCRNCRDSTMFNPFQ